A genomic region of Caenorhabditis elegans chromosome V contains the following coding sequences:
- the degt-1 gene encoding Acid-sensing ion channel 1 (Confirmed by transcript evidence), with product MPRKRRSEDVDAMVIATSPIKIKVEQFIEETSSMDVYIPALDRFAEDTSMLGFRYLHTRYKTWFRVLWGFVVVFFIGLTFYQVFERVTYYFIKNPLTTRRSYETLPNMYFPTIGVCNKMQIKASSVASKNPDLLRGMCSVLDESSSNSSRFDELDKFDDVDILSLYRNSFQSADDLFVSCEFGKSGSCQDEIRPIYTPFGLCYSVSPNKTILRPGPETTLSLVLNLEVHEIIPGTVVEPGVVLSIYDGASSLSHYSEGIHLEAGKVVTIPVNEVRKLRLHESSCGSTKMESFSEKEYSKAACEWSVSVKQIEKECGCIPIRNPIYRGVFDNKNDPLNNSTEIPKKKYKKWKKRNIPRCTLRQEIECVQEKLNIRPHIDDSICPDDCDDISFSSIVFGGKLSSSEIVSMLPSDWEDTKEKRVADYQKVLEVIPNKMIPVVRNVQQLADELQLFVKEASEIFGVSDNFHDVKCLSLDGRTYESFINQFYSYEPTWERITTYLQHSLARELNSTALCLGLFLTEKGEIDDTVTPVVNMTLASISLLQLGQIENSLGKANFNYGLTMMHESTRRVVLGLAHPLITEVRDCVTKMYENLERVEEIAEDCRIIFKNRYTPLIEASNVHTKTNPNSESFKLYTEAMKKVLAKLQILKTRVRMSEWKDFKIDLKEFESSYREIAKDHVEIEEMLKLRKTMVTDIPALANELSETFLAATESRRKFAVLTGIAADESFSDKFSNFSKCLDELHEKAPNLKKTRFIRGEWLSRLRNQVLMAQSYSPTPQYDVVNLLHIKFYFAHFKQETILQERSYNLFLLLAEIGGTIGLYVGATLLTAAETLVFLCERKKSNIFLKPQFI from the exons ATGCCTCGAAAAAGAAGATCTGAAGACGTCGACGCTATGGTTATTGCAACTTCTCCTATCAAG ataaaagttgaacaattcATTGAAGAAACTTCAAGTATGGATGTATATATTCCAGCACTTGACAGATTTGCTGAGGATACGTCAATGCTAGGTTTCAGATATCTGCACACAAGATATAAAACATGGTTTCG TGTACTTTGGGGATTTGTcgttgtattttttattggattgactttttatcaagttttcgAACGGGTCACATATTATTTTATCAAGAATCCATTGACTACACGAAGAAGTTATGAGACACTTCCAAACATGTATTTTCCAACAATTGGAGTATGTAATAAGATGCAAATAAA AGCATCATCTGTAGCATCCAAAAACCCCGATCTACTTCGCGGGATGTGTAGTGTTCTAGACGAAAGCTCATCAAACTCATCGAGGTTTGATGAGTTGGATAAATTTGATGACGTGGATATTTTATCATTATATCGAAACTCATTTCAATCTGCTGATGATTTATTTGTTAG TTGcgaatttggaaaaagtggTTCTTGCCAAGATGAGATTCGTCCTATTTATACTCCCTTTGGTCTCTGTTATTCTGTTTCGCCAAACAAAACTATTCTAAGACCAGGACCTGAAACTACACTTTCTTTGGTTTTAAATCTGGAAGTTCATGAAATTATACCAG GAACAGTTGTTGAACCGGGTGTAGTTTTATCAATATATGATGGAGCAAGTTCTTTATCCCATTATTCTGAAGGAATCCATTTGGAAGCCGGAAAAGTCGTGACAATTCCTGTGAATGAAGTTCGAAAACTTCGTCTTCATGAGAGTAGTTGCGGCTCAACAAAAATGGaatcattttccgaaaaagagTATTCAAAAGCAGCATGTGAATGGTCCGTCAGTGTAaagcaaattgaaaaagaatgtGGATGCATTCCAATCAGAAATCCTATTTATCGAGgagtttttgataataaaaatgatCCACTCAATAACTCAACTGaaattccaaagaaaaaatacaagaaatggaagaaaagaAATATCCCGAGATGTACGTTGAGGCAAGAAATCGAGTgtgttcaagaaaaatta AACATACGACCTCACATTGATGACTCAATTTGCCCTGACGATTGTGACGATATTTCGTTTTCTTCTATTGTATTCGGAGGAAAGTTG agTTCATCTGAAATAGTTTCCATGCTTCCAAGTGATTGGGAAgatacaaaagaaaaacgagtaGCTGATTATCAAAAAGTCCTCGAAGTTATACCAAATAAAATGATTCCTGTTGTGAGAAATGTTCAACAACTCGCGGATGAGCTCCAGCTGTTTGTCAAGGAAGCATCCGAA atttttggagTTTCCGATAATTTCCATGATGTCAAGTGTCTCTCTTTGGATGGTCGTACCTATGAAAGTTTTATCAATCAATTTTACTCTTATGAACCAACATGGGAAAGAATAACCAC gTATCTTCAACATTCTTTGGCCAGAGAACTCAACAGCACTGCTCTTTGTCTAGGActatttttgactgaaaaaggagaaattgATGATACAGTAACACCGGTTGTAAACATGACGCTGGCTTCAATTTCTTTGTTACAACTcggacaaattgaaaattcactcGGAAAGGCAAACTTTAATTATGGATTGACAATGATGCATGAAAGCACTCGAAGAGTTGTGCTAGGATTGG CCCATCCACTGATTACTGAAGTAAGAGACTGTGTTAccaaaatgtatgaaaatcTGGAGAGAGTTGAAGAGATTGCAGAAGATTGCAGAATT attttcaagaaTCGCTACACTCCACTTATTGAAGCATCTAACGTCCATACAAAAACAAATCCAAATTCGGAATCATTTAAACTTTACACAGAAGCCATGAAGAAAGTGTTGGCTAAActgcaaatattaaaaacaagaGTTCGAATGAGTGAATggaaagattttaaaattgatttaaaagaATTTGAATCATCGTATCGAGAAATAGCAAAAGACCATgtggaaattgaagaaatgctaaaattaagaaaaactaTGGTTACGGATATTCCAGCATTGGCGAATGAATTATCAGAAACCTTTTTGGCAGCAACAGAAAGTAGAAGAAAGTTTGCAGTATTGACAGGAATTGCTGCAGATGAAAGTTTCagtgataaattttcaaatttctcgaaatGTTTGGATGAACTTCACGAAAAAGCGCCAAATTTAAAG aaaactcgATTCATCCGTGGCGAATGGCTTTCAAGACTTCGAAACCAAGTTTTGATGGCCCAGTCATATTCTCCAACTCCTCAATATGATGT agtaAATCTTCTTCACATCAAGTTCTATTTTGCACACTTTAAACAAGAGACTATTCTTCAAGAAAGATCCTACAACTTATTTTTACTTCTTG ccGAAATTGGAGGAACCATTGGATTATATGTTGGAGCAACACTTCTAACTGCAGCAGAAActcttgtttttctttgtgAACGAAAGAAAAGTAATATATTCCTaaaaccacaatttatatAA